TTTGTTTTTAATGATCATTGGATGAATTTTTTATCAAATAACGATTCTCTTTCTACATATGAATATATCCTTCGCCGTTGAGAGGCCTTATCTATATCCATTCGATTAAGCGGCTCAGCCAATCAAGGCTGATGCTCTGCACTATCCAAACATAAACCCATAAATTCGGCTCACCATTGAACCACAATACGGGGCAGAACTGACACGCATTTATCTGCTGGCGTATTCATTCCTCAATCCCGCTGTAAACCCTGCCCACAAGCCCTAAAATACGCCCCATTTGGCATCATAACGGTCAGGTTATTGCCGATTTAATATTGGCGCAACAATAATGGCTTCGGGGTGTTGCATTTCACCTGCTCTTTGGTATCAATGGACGAATTTGCGGCAAATCTTTCATTAAATTTGTGGATGATATGACATCACAACTGGCATTTTTAATCAATGAGCGATATAACGGACAATAACGAGAACGATCCCGTTGAAGTCTTTGCTGGCACGTCTTGGGAAGTCGCCCTTGTTCAGAGCCTGCTGGAGAATGCCGAAATAAAAGTGTATATACATTATGGCGGAGAGGGCACCCTTGCCCCTTGGGATTCGGGTGGCGGACTGCCAATAAACAGGATCATCGTTTCCAGCAGCGACTATAATAAAGCAAAAGTGGTGGTCGATCAGTATCACGCTGCGCTGAAGGAATGAGCAAGTCAAAAAAAATAGGGCACTATAATTGATGGTAGGAAGGTGAAAAGGTAGCGTCAATAATATATAAGTTATGAAGTATATATTTGGATTAATAATATTCATTTTTGTATTCCAGAGTTGTACATTTTCCAAGGAACAACATCCTGTCGATACGCTCCGCTATTCTATCGACTTGCATTCCGTTACTCCAAAACAATTTTTTTCCGTTTTAAAATATGACTCGGATACAGCACAAGGAGTCAAGTATATTACGGTAAGTTGGGATGCTCCAAAAGACTGGGTTCAACTTGATGATGTTAAATATTTTATGCAATATATTGACTCAACAGAAAAATGCAAATGTATCATAACGGTTATCTCTTCATATCTTCCATTTGATGATTATTCAACGCTTGGCGGTCAGGCGATGAACTTAATTGATTCGTATAGAAAGAATCAACCCTATTTTCAGAGTTCGTGGGATTGCAGCAAGAACGACAGTTTGAGGGCTCAGGAAATAAAGGAATGGTGGGAATCAATGAATATAAAATGAAACGACTTATTTTCACTCTTTGCATATTAACAATTACGATTAGTTCTTGCAGAAAAGATAATATTGTATTATCATCTTCCGATTACTTAATTTTCGGACACTTCTACGGAGAATGTTTTGGGGAAGAGTGTATTGAAATATTCAGATTAGAACAAAATCAATTATTAGAAGACACGAAGGATGTATACCCTAACTCAACCAGTTTTTACAACGGTAATTATATTTTATTGCCACAACAAAAATTTGACTATGCAAAGGATTTAATAAATTTCTTCCCAAGTGATCTGTTAACTGAACCCAATACTGTGATTGGGCAGCCTGATGCTGGAGATTGGGGTGGGCTTTACATCGAATACAACATCGACGGTACAAGAAAATTTTGGTTATTAGACCAGATGAAAAGCAATGTACCTTCAAAATATCATAACTTTATAGATAAGGTGAACGAAAAAATTACACTGATACAATAAAAACGGCTTATAGCAGCACCTACCCGCAAAACTTTGGCGACCATTTAATAAAGACGAAAATGACACGTAAGACCATTTTAACAGCAGTGATAATCTTTCTGACCTGCTTAACACTTTGGACTTGCAACAAAGAAAAAGTTTCCTGCTCAGACGACCAAACATTTTGTTCGCTGGTAGACAACCAAAATTTTGACGCAACAGGATCAATAATTGACAACTATCTTGCTGGATTGGAAAAGAATAAGAAAAACGAGAATTTAGAAAAACTTAGAGATTGGCTGGAATGCAAAAGTTGTGTAGACAAAGCAGAAATATATTGTAACTCTTGCATTTTAACCCTTCCACCGCAAAGCGAGTTAAGCGTTAATTTCATTTCGAACGGACAGACAGTAACAATGACTTTGGACATTTTGATGGACGAGCCACTAAAATTCTGTGCATACCATTGACAAAAAAAAGAAATAAAAACTACTGGCAATCGAATAGACGGCTCCGCCAATCAAGGCTGATGGGTTCATCTCTAATACCAATCACACATTCATATTTCTTCATATTAGCCTATTCAGGCGTTTTCATCCTTTGGCAACAAAACAACCTTCAACCTTCATCATATCCGCATAGGCTGCATGATGGGAAAGGATTCTCCACGCCGGGGGAGGAGCTGGGGAAGGTGATTTCCGGGTAAAGGGATATAACGACGCAGCGATGTAGCGAGTTAACGATATTCGAAGTGAACATAACTCTTAACTTTTAAACTTCAACTTTTCCCTTTGCTCTTTGACCTTTGAACTATTGCGCTTCCCCACCCCGTGCAAAGGCATGTGATTTTTTGGCCAATTTTGTTAAGGGGTGGGGAGAAAACGGTTTGTCCCTTTTTTTCCCAGGGTTAAAACCCTGGGCTACTATCATGCCGTCGAATTACTCCTCCCCCCGGGTGGGGGGGCTGTAAAATAATCAGTTGCGTTGCATGACAAGGCCTGTCCGGCCTGAGAACAGAAAAACATTCCTGTTCTTATATACACTATATAGTGCCTTTTTCAAAATATTTTATATTATTTTATACTTTATAGTTGTATTTAGATTATTTTCACTTATCTTTGTTACTTAAAAGAAAATGAAGAATTAATGGGGAAGGAAGGAGAGGTCCGGCAATTCCTGAAGGATTTCATACAGAAACTTAAAATCTGGGGAATCCTTTACCGGGATGACCGTGGGAAAAACCAGCAAACATTACTTGGGTTAACGAATTCGAATGTTATCTGTATCTCATTTCATATTGCAGAATATCCCCTGACATATCCTTTTAAAAGTCAACAACCATGAAAAGCCCGTTTACAGGAAAAGAGATGAGCATCCGCCGGGAGAAAAGAATGCTCAATTTCAGGAAAGAGGAAATTGAAATTGATTTCCATTATTATTACTGTGAGGACACCGGTGAAAAATTTGAATCCGATGACCTGGCAGAGTTAAACCGGTTACAGGTATTGAATAAATACAGGGAAAGGTTGAACCTGCCTTTCCCTGAAAAGATCATTGAGATTAGAAAGAAATATGGGATCCCGGCTTCCACCATGTCTGATATTCTCGGGTTCGGTGTAAATACTTACCGGAACTATGAGAACGGGGAAATACCGTCCACTGCCAACGCCCGTCTGATGCAAATGATCGAGCACTCTGGAGAATTTGCAAAGATGGTGGATCTTTCAAAAAATTTATTGCAAAAAGAAAGAGAGAAAATACTTCGAAGAATAAGTCAATTGAATGAAAACACAAGGAAATCCAATCCAATTGCCGGGGATTGGTTATTAAGCACTGGCAATCCAAATGAATTCAACGGTTACAGGCAGTTTGATTTTGAAAAAGCAGCCAGAATAGCCGTTTACTTTGCTGAAAAAATGCAACTCTGGAAAACCACTCTGAATAAGCTGCTATTTTATTGCGATTTCTATCATTTTAAAGAAAATTGTTATTCTATTTCCGGATTAAATTACCGGGCCATTCAATTAGGTCCCGTACCGGCTAATTTTGACACATTATTCGATCAGATCGTTGTTAATAATCATCTTTCGGTAGAATACAACGAGTTCCCCAATGGTGCATTAGGTGAAAGATATATCCCTGGTCAAAATATCACTTTCAATCCGGAATTTTTTAATGATAGTGAAATAAAAACAATGGTCATGGTGCATGA
The nucleotide sequence above comes from Bacteroidales bacterium. Encoded proteins:
- a CDS encoding DUF2007 domain-containing protein, producing the protein MSDITDNNENDPVEVFAGTSWEVALVQSLLENAEIKVYIHYGGEGTLAPWDSGGGLPINRIIVSSSDYNKAKVVVDQYHAALKE
- a CDS encoding DUF4065 domain-containing protein; its protein translation is MKSPFTGKEMSIRREKRMLNFRKEEIEIDFHYYYCEDTGEKFESDDLAELNRLQVLNKYRERLNLPFPEKIIEIRKKYGIPASTMSDILGFGVNTYRNYENGEIPSTANARLMQMIEHSGEFAKMVDLSKNLLQKEREKILRRISQLNENTRKSNPIAGDWLLSTGNPNEFNGYRQFDFEKAARIAVYFAEKMQLWKTTLNKLLFYCDFYHFKENCYSISGLNYRAIQLGPVPANFDTLFDQIVVNNHLSVEYNEFPNGALGERYIPGQNITFNPEFFNDSEIKTMVMVHEKFKNMTAQQIVELSHIEKAWKENQKEKKIISYYYAFEMEND